One Candidatus Kryptobacter tengchongensis DNA segment encodes these proteins:
- a CDS encoding NADH-quinone oxidoreductase subunit D encodes MATFEITTRSVKGELKTDTMILNMGPQHPSTHGVLRLELVVDGEIIVDVIPHIGYLHRCFEKHAEQMTNYQQVIPYVDRMDYVAAMGNELAYVLAVEKLMGIEVPERVQYIRVIMAELQRIASHLLAIGTYGLDLGAFTPFLWCFREREKILDMFEITCGARLLYNYIWIGGLSHDLPSDFGKKLKDFLKTFPKALKEINDLLTFNKIFIDRTANIGVLPADVAINYGCSGPMLRGSGVKFDLRKNEPYLVYDRFEFDVPIGEGKMGTVGDCWDRYYVRVREMEESLKIIEQAWEQLPPGDVHAAIPKKARPPQGEVYFRTENPRGELGFYIISDGHTSSPFRVKARAPSFVNLSVLPEISRGYMIADLVAILGSVDIVLGEVDR; translated from the coding sequence ATGGCAACATTTGAAATAACGACTCGCTCGGTTAAGGGGGAATTGAAGACCGATACAATGATTTTAAATATGGGTCCTCAACATCCCTCAACTCATGGAGTTTTGCGACTTGAACTTGTGGTTGATGGGGAGATAATAGTTGATGTGATCCCTCATATTGGTTATCTTCATCGTTGTTTTGAAAAACATGCTGAGCAAATGACAAATTATCAACAGGTTATCCCTTATGTTGATAGGATGGATTATGTTGCAGCGATGGGTAATGAGCTTGCTTATGTTCTTGCGGTTGAGAAATTAATGGGCATAGAAGTCCCGGAACGAGTTCAATACATTCGTGTTATAATGGCTGAATTGCAAAGGATCGCAAGCCATCTTCTTGCTATTGGAACATATGGTCTTGATCTTGGTGCTTTTACTCCCTTTTTGTGGTGTTTTAGGGAAAGGGAAAAAATTCTTGATATGTTTGAGATAACTTGTGGGGCGAGGTTACTTTATAACTATATCTGGATCGGGGGACTTTCCCATGATTTGCCTTCTGATTTCGGGAAAAAACTCAAAGATTTTTTGAAAACATTTCCAAAGGCACTTAAAGAGATAAATGACCTCTTGACCTTTAACAAAATTTTCATAGATAGGACTGCAAATATAGGTGTTTTGCCAGCAGATGTTGCGATAAATTATGGATGCAGTGGACCTATGTTGAGGGGTTCGGGTGTTAAGTTTGATCTTAGGAAAAATGAACCATATCTTGTTTATGATAGATTTGAGTTTGATGTTCCGATTGGTGAGGGGAAGATGGGAACAGTTGGTGATTGTTGGGACAGGTATTATGTCAGGGTAAGGGAAATGGAGGAGAGTTTAAAGATAATTGAACAGGCCTGGGAACAACTTCCGCCTGGTGATGTCCATGCAGCGATACCTAAAAAAGCACGACCACCACAGGGTGAAGTTTACTTTAGAACTGAAAATCCAAGAGGAGAACTTGGATTTTACATCATAAGCGATGGTCATACATCATCCCCATTTAGAGTTAAGGCAAGGGCTCCAAGTTTTGTTAACTTGTCTGTATTACCTGAGATTTCCAGAGGTTATATGATAGCTGATCTTGTTGCAATACTTGGAAGTGTTGATATAGTTCTTGGCGAAGTTGATAGGTAG
- a CDS encoding NADH-quinone oxidoreductase subunit I translates to MRQYFKNIFIALWTILIGLKLTFKHLFVRAVTIQYPDVKLKLPERARNRLYVNIDDCIGCRQCEMACPVDCITIETVKALPNEDLGVTSTGNKKRLWVTKFDIDISKCCYCGLCVYPCPTECIYMTDVYEFSEYKRHNLIYHFSNFTPEEAELKKKQVEQFELEQKMKKTAKPVEQVAVNNPGNPEEKS, encoded by the coding sequence ATGAGACAATACTTCAAAAATATATTCATTGCGCTCTGGACAATACTCATCGGTCTAAAGCTCACATTCAAACATCTTTTCGTCAGAGCTGTGACAATTCAATATCCAGATGTGAAGTTGAAACTTCCTGAAAGAGCAAGGAATCGGCTTTATGTCAATATAGATGATTGCATCGGGTGTAGACAATGTGAGATGGCTTGTCCTGTTGATTGTATAACGATTGAAACTGTTAAAGCATTGCCAAATGAAGACCTTGGAGTTACATCAACGGGAAATAAGAAAAGATTATGGGTTACGAAATTTGATATTGATATAAGTAAGTGTTGCTATTGCGGGCTTTGTGTTTATCCGTGTCCAACTGAGTGTATTTATATGACGGATGTTTATGAATTTTCCGAATACAAAAGGCATAATTTAATTTATCATTTTAGCAATTTCACGCCAGAGGAAGCCGAGTTGAAGAAAAAACAAGTTGAACAGTTTGAACTTGAACAAAAGATGAAGAAAACCGCTAAGCCAGTTGAACAGGTTGCGGTGAATAATCCAGGAAATCCTGAAGAAAAATCCTAA
- a CDS encoding PPIC-type PPIASE domain-containing protein yields MRKITLVFLISFVLTQILRSQFPSKSARIGNDTIAKVGNKTVTVRDFIERYELTIWQGKERKNQVDKNKLEFLYSMIAEKLLALKGLELGLDKNPEVERAIQQTEKLLVLDALYKQEIKNKVNVSEKEIIEALPKYNTEVELHYIVAETKNLADSLWGLLKSGEDFDSLMAKIGQENNIEKLRWGEIYEPIEKVVYEYLSVGEIYQPIQVDSLWYIIRLANKTSKFGLSPDEIESAKSQVRKIIQERKERQRFVEFVNEFGKGKMLKVDAQLLKLLYTEINNLVEKKKYVRRAENISVYPLALLRDDFLDIKSKLANYLDHYFLKGDSFNRTLDYVIDQISFKGFVLHSDRQSVGGTLNNLLKTIINEEFLAFEGYRRGLDKSPDVLKDMEMWRDAYLAYAVKKMLLDSLKFSNFISAEELLKSYSTTKGEVWEIKIQEILVDDIELADSILKLVKSGYDMGELAKKFTKREWARENEGIIGYVLSTQLGEIGQIASTLEIGEVYGPFYTDEGYSIFKLIDKRKPKDTLYVVNYDTFSVILNRLIASLAEKYDVSVKPEVLKSVEVTYINTIVVRFLGFNNRILAVPLLERNVDWLRFMKRKKLPMP; encoded by the coding sequence ATGAGAAAAATTACGCTGGTTTTCTTGATTTCGTTTGTTTTAACGCAAATTCTTCGCTCACAATTCCCTTCAAAATCCGCACGGATAGGAAATGATACAATTGCAAAAGTGGGAAACAAAACTGTAACGGTGCGTGACTTTATTGAAAGATACGAACTTACGATATGGCAAGGGAAAGAGAGGAAAAATCAAGTTGATAAAAATAAGCTTGAGTTTTTATATTCAATGATTGCCGAAAAGTTGCTTGCTCTTAAGGGGCTTGAACTTGGGCTTGATAAAAATCCCGAGGTTGAAAGGGCAATTCAACAAACTGAAAAACTTCTCGTTCTTGATGCACTTTATAAACAGGAAATTAAAAACAAAGTTAATGTTTCTGAAAAGGAAATTATTGAGGCGCTCCCAAAGTATAATACAGAAGTTGAACTTCATTACATAGTTGCAGAAACAAAAAATTTAGCCGACTCGCTTTGGGGGCTTTTGAAAAGCGGTGAGGATTTTGATAGCCTAATGGCAAAAATTGGGCAGGAAAATAATATTGAAAAGTTAAGATGGGGTGAGATTTACGAACCGATTGAAAAAGTCGTCTATGAATATCTTTCAGTTGGTGAGATTTATCAGCCGATTCAGGTTGATTCGCTCTGGTATATAATCAGGCTTGCAAATAAAACATCAAAGTTTGGTTTAAGCCCCGATGAAATTGAGAGTGCTAAAAGTCAGGTTAGAAAGATAATTCAAGAGCGGAAGGAAAGGCAAAGATTTGTTGAGTTCGTTAATGAATTTGGAAAGGGGAAAATGTTAAAAGTTGATGCACAACTTTTAAAACTTCTTTACACGGAAATAAATAATCTCGTTGAGAAAAAGAAATATGTCCGCAGGGCTGAAAATATCTCAGTTTATCCTCTTGCTCTTTTGAGGGATGATTTTCTGGATATAAAATCAAAACTTGCGAACTATCTTGACCATTATTTTCTTAAGGGTGATAGTTTTAATAGAACGCTTGATTATGTGATAGATCAAATTTCTTTCAAAGGTTTCGTTCTACATTCTGATAGGCAAAGTGTTGGAGGAACATTGAATAACCTTTTGAAGACGATAATTAATGAGGAATTTCTTGCTTTTGAAGGATACAGGCGTGGTTTGGATAAGTCCCCGGATGTTTTAAAGGACATGGAGATGTGGCGCGATGCTTATCTTGCTTATGCTGTTAAGAAAATGCTTCTTGATTCCTTAAAATTTAGCAATTTTATTTCAGCGGAAGAGCTTTTGAAAAGTTATTCAACCACCAAGGGGGAAGTGTGGGAGATAAAGATTCAAGAAATTCTTGTTGATGATATTGAGCTTGCTGATTCAATTTTAAAACTTGTTAAATCTGGGTATGACATGGGGGAACTTGCGAAAAAGTTTACAAAGAGAGAATGGGCAAGAGAAAACGAGGGGATAATAGGTTATGTTCTTTCAACCCAGCTTGGGGAAATAGGGCAAATTGCAAGCACGCTTGAGATCGGAGAAGTTTATGGTCCATTTTACACAGATGAGGGTTATTCAATTTTCAAACTTATTGACAAGAGAAAGCCGAAGGATACGCTTTATGTTGTAAATTATGATACATTTAGCGTTATTTTGAATAGATTGATAGCTTCTCTTGCTGAGAAATATGATGTGAGCGTTAAACCAGAAGTTTTGAAATCCGTTGAAGTTACATACATAAATACAATTGTTGTTCGTTTTCTCGGGTTTAATAATAGAATTCTTGCTGTCCCATTGCTTGAGCGGAATGTTGATTGGTTAAGATTTATGAAAAGAAAAAAATTACCCATGCCTTGA
- a CDS encoding NADH dehydrogenase subunit J translates to MSLFDAAFYIFAFITIGSAIVVVSARNIIYSAFALLFTFFGVAGLYVLLNADFIAVTQILIYVGGILVLIIFGIMLTTKVFDVPVRTEALHVGPAIVITGAIMGTLVGVILKTKWFNVMNVQWENTTKKIGEKLMTDFLLPFEVASVVLLVALLGAVIIARKEKS, encoded by the coding sequence ATGAGTTTATTTGACGCTGCCTTTTATATCTTTGCTTTTATAACCATCGGTTCAGCAATCGTTGTGGTGAGTGCCAGAAACATAATCTATTCTGCTTTCGCTCTTCTTTTCACATTTTTTGGAGTTGCTGGATTATATGTTCTTCTTAATGCTGATTTCATCGCTGTGACGCAAATTTTGATTTATGTTGGCGGAATACTTGTTTTGATCATCTTTGGAATTATGCTTACAACAAAAGTTTTTGATGTTCCTGTGCGAACCGAAGCATTACATGTTGGACCTGCTATTGTTATAACAGGAGCTATTATGGGAACACTGGTCGGGGTTATTTTAAAGACGAAATGGTTTAATGTTATGAATGTTCAGTGGGAGAATACCACGAAAAAGATAGGAGAAAAGTTAATGACGGATTTTCTTTTACCATTTGAGGTTGCCTCGGTGGTTTTACTTGTTGCTTTACTTGGTGCAGTTATAATTGCAAGAAAAGAAAAAAGTTAA
- a CDS encoding NADH dehydrogenase subunit K, producing MQVDLSMLKNVGLEHFLIVSAILFSLGIYAVVTRKNAIMVLMGIELILNSANINFIAFSKYSTAELSGHLAAIFVIILAAAEAAIAIAIVLNIYKNFLTVNIDEIDNLKR from the coding sequence ATGCAAGTTGATTTGTCTATGCTTAAAAATGTCGGGCTTGAACATTTTTTGATAGTTAGTGCGATTCTTTTCTCGCTTGGGATTTATGCTGTTGTAACACGAAAAAATGCGATAATGGTTTTAATGGGTATTGAGTTGATTTTAAATTCTGCAAATATAAATTTCATCGCTTTTTCAAAATACAGCACCGCCGAACTCAGCGGTCATCTTGCGGCAATTTTTGTGATAATTCTCGCAGCTGCTGAAGCGGCGATTGCAATTGCTATCGTTTTGAATATTTACAAGAACTTTCTAACCGTTAACATTGACGAAATTGATAATTTGAAGCGATAG
- a CDS encoding NADH dehydrogenase subunit A: protein MLNEFVKILLFLIISVFFVAGALIVNRFIRPHRPNTEKSTIYECGEEPVGNPWIRFNIRFYTVALIFLIFEVEVVFLFPWAVIYKELGLFAFIEMVVFLLILILGYVYAWAKGDLEWDKPRPRYLEVSKLKESFMESKSEKVEI, encoded by the coding sequence ATGTTGAATGAATTTGTGAAGATTTTATTGTTTTTAATCATTAGTGTATTTTTTGTTGCTGGTGCTTTAATTGTAAATCGTTTTATTCGCCCTCACAGACCAAATACCGAGAAATCCACAATTTATGAATGCGGGGAAGAGCCAGTAGGAAATCCGTGGATTAGGTTTAATATCAGGTTTTACACTGTTGCCTTGATATTTTTGATTTTTGAAGTTGAGGTTGTGTTTTTATTTCCTTGGGCTGTGATTTATAAGGAACTTGGGTTATTTGCTTTCATTGAGATGGTGGTTTTCTTATTAATTTTGATCCTTGGCTATGTTTATGCATGGGCGAAGGGGGATCTTGAATGGGATAAACCAAGACCGAGATATCTTGAGGTTTCAAAATTGAAGGAGTCTTTTATGGAATCAAAATCAGAGAAGGTTGAAATTTAA
- a CDS encoding NADH dehydrogenase subunit L, with protein MSQDTLVFLSIIALLLPFLGFVLLIFFGRKRLPRQGDLIETGLVLGSLAISFVVFFNKILHFPEPIEWKFEWVNFGFVQNWGEMKITLGILIDNLSATMLVVVGVISSLVHIFSIGYMKDDVRYSRYFAYLGFFTFSMLGIVLTNNFFTMYVFWELVGVSSYLLIGHWYEKKSASDAAKKAFIVNRVGDFGFFVGIMIIWASLKTFNFAEVFAGIEQGKLSGGLLTAAGILVFCGAIGKSAQFPLHVWLPDAMEGPTPVSALIHAATMVAAGVYLTARTYAMMSADALTFIAYIGAITAFISATIAITQTDIKRVLAYSTISQLGYMTMSLGSGAYVAGFFHLVTHAAFKAGLFLGSGSVIHAMHHALHKVHDHHTDPQDIRNMGGLRKKMPITYYTFLIYTLAISGIPLTSGFLSKDSILAGAFAFGKLSGHVLIPLIGFFVAGLTAFYMFRLLILTFHGEPKRKDIFEHIHESPKVMTVPLVILAVLSLWFVFGPNPFDASLTWVEKYIHKPKSVVPHAQQFEFNLPKVDEGVSITEYEHALHEAHIPAMLLSLGMAGLGILFAFLTYQWGKISAEKVAGALKPLYTFLKNKWYFDELYQNTFVLATLGISKFARWFDLKIIDGIVDGSAYLTKLWSFSVGKFDWNIIDGLVNLLAYITGFFGYVTRLLQNGKVQTYIVYVVFAVIILFYIFIG; from the coding sequence ATGAGTCAAGATACATTAGTTTTTCTTTCAATCATTGCTTTGCTTTTACCTTTTCTGGGATTTGTTCTTTTGATCTTTTTCGGTAGAAAACGGCTTCCAAGGCAGGGGGATTTGATTGAGACGGGACTTGTTTTGGGTTCACTTGCGATTTCTTTTGTTGTGTTTTTTAATAAAATACTTCATTTCCCTGAGCCGATTGAGTGGAAGTTTGAATGGGTGAACTTTGGATTTGTGCAAAATTGGGGAGAAATGAAGATAACGCTTGGAATTTTAATTGATAATCTTTCTGCGACAATGCTTGTTGTGGTTGGAGTGATAAGTTCGCTTGTTCACATCTTTTCAATTGGGTATATGAAAGATGATGTGAGGTATTCAAGATATTTTGCTTATCTTGGTTTCTTTACATTTTCAATGCTTGGAATTGTTTTGACAAATAATTTCTTTACGATGTATGTGTTTTGGGAGCTTGTGGGGGTTTCTTCATATCTTTTAATCGGTCATTGGTATGAGAAAAAGTCTGCTTCTGATGCAGCTAAGAAAGCGTTTATTGTAAATAGGGTTGGGGATTTTGGGTTTTTCGTTGGGATAATGATAATATGGGCAAGTTTGAAGACATTTAATTTTGCTGAGGTTTTTGCTGGGATTGAGCAGGGCAAGCTATCTGGAGGGTTGCTTACAGCAGCCGGTATCCTTGTTTTTTGCGGTGCAATTGGTAAATCCGCACAGTTTCCGCTTCATGTTTGGTTGCCTGATGCGATGGAGGGTCCAACGCCAGTTAGTGCTTTAATTCATGCTGCAACAATGGTCGCAGCTGGTGTTTATCTTACCGCAAGAACTTACGCAATGATGAGTGCTGATGCCTTAACATTTATCGCATACATCGGAGCTATAACAGCCTTTATCTCTGCAACGATTGCAATAACTCAAACGGATATAAAGAGAGTTCTTGCTTATTCAACTATTTCTCAACTTGGGTACATGACGATGTCTCTTGGCAGTGGTGCTTATGTTGCTGGATTTTTCCATCTTGTAACGCACGCAGCTTTTAAAGCTGGATTGTTCCTTGGTTCGGGCTCTGTGATCCATGCGATGCATCATGCTTTGCATAAGGTTCACGATCATCACACAGACCCACAGGATATACGAAATATGGGTGGGCTAAGAAAGAAAATGCCGATAACTTACTATACATTTTTAATTTACACGCTTGCAATTTCTGGAATTCCATTAACATCTGGATTTTTAAGTAAAGATTCAATTCTTGCTGGGGCTTTTGCATTTGGAAAATTAAGCGGGCATGTGTTAATACCTTTAATTGGTTTCTTTGTAGCTGGTTTAACCGCATTTTACATGTTTAGGCTTTTGATATTAACATTTCACGGTGAGCCGAAGAGAAAAGATATTTTTGAGCATATTCATGAGTCGCCAAAAGTTATGACGGTTCCGCTTGTTATACTTGCTGTTTTATCACTTTGGTTTGTCTTTGGACCAAATCCATTTGATGCGAGTTTAACTTGGGTTGAGAAATATATTCATAAACCGAAAAGCGTTGTTCCGCACGCTCAACAATTTGAATTTAATTTGCCAAAAGTTGATGAGGGTGTTTCAATTACGGAATACGAACACGCATTACATGAGGCACACATTCCAGCGATGTTGTTGTCACTTGGGATGGCTGGGCTTGGAATTTTGTTTGCATTTTTAACTTATCAATGGGGTAAAATCAGCGCAGAAAAAGTTGCAGGTGCTTTAAAACCGTTATATACATTTTTGAAAAACAAATGGTATTTTGATGAACTTTATCAAAATACATTTGTTCTTGCAACGCTTGGGATTTCTAAATTTGCGAGATGGTTTGATCTTAAAATTATTGATGGTATAGTTGATGGTTCGGCTTATTTGACGAAGTTGTGGTCTTTTTCGGTTGGTAAGTTTGATTGGAACATAATTGATGGGCTTGTTAATTTACTTGCTTACATAACTGGATTTTTTGGATATGTGACAAGGTTATTGCAAAACGGAAAAGTTCAAACTTACATTGTTTATGTTGTGTTTGCGGTGATAATTTTGTTTTACATTTTTATCGGATAA
- a CDS encoding NADH dehydrogenase subunit B: MGLLDKRFENENIVITTVEDVLNWARLSSLWMMQFGLACCAIEMMAASASHFDIMRFGIIPRSTPRQADLMIVAGTVTLKMASRVKRLYEQMPDPKYVISMGSCANCGGPYWEHGYHVLKGVDRIIPVDVYVPGCPPRPEALLEGIIKLREKIRRESLVKKKLPPVYIEEK, translated from the coding sequence ATGGGACTTTTGGATAAAAGATTTGAAAATGAAAATATTGTCATAACAACGGTTGAAGATGTTTTAAATTGGGCGAGGTTATCATCTTTGTGGATGATGCAGTTCGGGCTTGCGTGTTGCGCAATTGAGATGATGGCTGCGTCTGCGTCTCACTTTGATATTATGAGATTTGGTATAATTCCGAGGTCAACACCAAGACAGGCGGATTTGATGATAGTTGCTGGGACGGTAACTTTAAAGATGGCTTCTCGCGTGAAAAGGTTATATGAGCAAATGCCCGACCCGAAATATGTGATATCAATGGGAAGTTGTGCAAATTGTGGGGGTCCATATTGGGAGCATGGTTATCATGTTTTAAAAGGCGTTGATAGAATTATACCTGTTGATGTTTATGTTCCGGGTTGCCCGCCAAGACCTGAAGCATTGCTTGAGGGAATAATAAAGCTTCGTGAGAAAATTCGCAGAGAAAGTCTGGTAAAAAAGAAATTGCCACCAGTTTATATAGAGGAAAAATAA
- a CDS encoding NADH-quinone oxidoreductase subunit C: MQASEIYERIKSKFEDAIVEFKADAIVEPYLEVKPDRIREICEFLRDEPELAFDYLMCLSGVDYANGALGVVYHIYSMKHGHRFVLKVKVPVENPVVQSVESVWKSANWHEREAYDMFGIIFDGHPDLRRILMPYDWPEGSYPLRKDFQVPEFYNGMKIPY, encoded by the coding sequence ATGCAGGCAAGTGAAATATATGAAAGGATAAAATCTAAGTTTGAGGATGCAATTGTTGAATTTAAAGCTGATGCAATCGTTGAGCCATATCTTGAGGTTAAGCCGGATAGAATAAGAGAAATTTGTGAATTTCTAAGGGATGAGCCTGAGCTTGCGTTTGATTATTTGATGTGTTTAAGTGGGGTTGATTATGCAAATGGCGCTCTTGGGGTTGTCTACCATATTTATTCAATGAAGCATGGACATAGATTTGTTTTAAAGGTTAAAGTTCCTGTTGAAAATCCAGTTGTTCAATCGGTTGAATCAGTATGGAAGAGCGCAAACTGGCACGAGCGGGAAGCTTACGATATGTTCGGGATCATATTTGATGGACATCCGGATTTGAGGCGGATTTTGATGCCTTATGATTGGCCCGAGGGAAGTTATCCATTGCGAAAAGATTTTCAAGTTCCTGAATTTTACAACGGTATGAAAATTCCATATTGA
- a CDS encoding 6-phosphofructokinase — protein MFTKQKMKRIGVFTSGGDAPGMNACVRAVVRAGIYYGLEVIGIGHGYQGMINGEFIPLQARSVSNILQRGGTILKTARSEEFMTKEGRAKAAKNLKDHGIEALVAIGGDGTFRGAVALYEEHGIPSVGIPATIDNDLYGTDYTIGYDTAVNTALESIDKIRDTADAHDRLFYVEVMGRTSGFIAVEAGIGGGAEYIAIPEEQTDYEEIRNVLKGFRKDKTSSIIIVAEGDEEGGAFKIAKKVKELYGFDYRVVVLGHIQRGGAPSARDRILASKLGVAAVEALINGKFNVMVGEVKGEIKLTPLKETFNRRKELDPYLLKIAKILSI, from the coding sequence ATGTTCACAAAACAAAAAATGAAAAGAATAGGCGTATTTACAAGTGGTGGTGACGCACCAGGAATGAACGCCTGTGTAAGGGCAGTCGTAAGAGCAGGAATTTACTACGGTCTTGAAGTCATCGGAATTGGTCACGGATATCAAGGTATGATAAACGGTGAATTTATACCATTGCAGGCAAGATCCGTATCAAACATTCTTCAGCGTGGTGGAACAATTCTGAAAACCGCAAGATCCGAAGAATTCATGACAAAAGAAGGAAGGGCAAAAGCAGCAAAAAATCTAAAAGACCACGGAATAGAGGCTCTTGTTGCAATAGGTGGAGATGGCACATTCCGGGGCGCTGTTGCCCTGTATGAAGAGCATGGAATTCCATCCGTTGGGATTCCCGCGACAATTGACAATGATTTATACGGAACTGATTACACCATCGGATATGATACCGCAGTTAACACAGCCCTTGAATCAATTGACAAGATCAGAGATACAGCAGATGCACATGATAGGCTATTTTATGTTGAGGTTATGGGAAGAACGAGTGGCTTTATAGCAGTTGAAGCTGGAATAGGTGGAGGTGCTGAATATATCGCAATTCCAGAAGAACAGACTGATTATGAGGAAATAAGAAATGTTTTAAAGGGCTTCCGAAAAGACAAGACAAGCAGTATAATTATCGTCGCTGAAGGGGACGAGGAAGGAGGCGCATTTAAGATAGCAAAGAAAGTGAAAGAACTTTACGGATTTGACTACCGTGTCGTTGTACTTGGACATATACAGCGTGGCGGGGCACCAAGTGCAAGAGATAGAATCCTTGCAAGCAAACTTGGCGTCGCAGCCGTTGAAGCATTGATAAATGGAAAATTTAATGTAATGGTTGGAGAAGTAAAAGGAGAAATTAAACTTACACCACTAAAAGAAACTTTCAATAGAAGAAAAGAACTTGACCCATATCTCCTGAAGATCGCAAAAATTTTATCAATATGA
- a CDS encoding NADH dehydrogenase subunit H codes for MPEILNMLIASVIPLLFILVYAVVILWVEIKVASHVQDRLGYMYTGGFHGWAQPIADLLKLLTKEHITPANSDKILFTLAPFVVFAGSYAAYAALPFTSTFIAANLNVGIFYIIAITSFVVIGILMAGWSSNNKYSLFGAMRSVAQIVSYEIPTALSILTVVIVAGTLNLQEVCQMQKGGLFNWNIFKYPPFMLITFLIYFIASLAEVNRTPFDIPEAESELVAGYHTEYTGMKFAMFYLAEYANMFLVSGISAILFFGGWDSPFGEFLSGPAWGVFWFVSKGLFFVFLQIMLRWTLPRLRVDQLMYVSWKVLTPISFVNIMAVGLWAILK; via the coding sequence ATGCCTGAAATTTTAAATATGTTGATTGCTTCTGTGATTCCTCTTTTATTCATACTTGTATATGCTGTTGTTATTTTATGGGTTGAGATAAAAGTTGCTTCTCATGTCCAAGATCGTCTTGGTTATATGTATACCGGTGGGTTTCATGGTTGGGCGCAGCCAATAGCTGATCTTTTAAAGCTTTTGACAAAGGAACATATAACACCTGCAAATTCTGACAAGATTCTTTTTACGCTTGCACCATTTGTTGTATTTGCGGGTTCGTATGCAGCTTATGCTGCATTGCCCTTTACATCAACATTCATCGCTGCGAACTTAAATGTGGGAATTTTTTACATAATTGCGATTACCTCTTTTGTTGTAATTGGAATTTTAATGGCTGGGTGGTCATCAAATAATAAGTATTCTTTATTTGGCGCAATGCGTTCTGTGGCTCAAATTGTAAGCTATGAGATTCCGACTGCGTTATCAATTTTAACTGTTGTGATTGTTGCGGGGACATTAAATTTACAGGAAGTATGTCAGATGCAAAAAGGTGGCTTATTTAACTGGAACATCTTCAAGTATCCGCCATTTATGTTGATAACCTTTTTAATCTATTTTATCGCTTCGCTTGCTGAGGTTAACAGAACTCCTTTTGACATTCCTGAAGCGGAGTCTGAACTTGTCGCAGGGTATCACACGGAATATACGGGGATGAAATTCGCTATGTTTTATCTTGCTGAATATGCGAATATGTTTCTTGTTTCTGGGATTTCGGCAATTTTGTTTTTCGGTGGATGGGATAGCCCGTTTGGAGAATTTTTATCGGGACCAGCGTGGGGAGTTTTCTGGTTTGTCTCAAAAGGTTTGTTTTTTGTGTTTTTGCAGATAATGTTGAGATGGACATTACCAAGGCTAAGGGTTGATCAGTTAATGTATGTTTCGTGGAAGGTGTTAACGCCAATTTCATTTGTGAACATAATGGCTGTGGGTTTATGGGCAATTTTAAAATAA